One region of Roseimicrobium gellanilyticum genomic DNA includes:
- a CDS encoding DUF5682 family protein, with translation MSSSTSSRATLQEVQRAMITPEVLYFPVRHHSPACAWQLRRWIREHRPRAVLVEGPDDFTPLITHLVDARCKPPVAIYTHYRMGGKAAKAADERCASYFPMAAYSPEWVALREGHAVGAELRFIDLDYASQRGVEREAAEHPGALHIESLQAEHHFQRSEALRYLASRCGCRDHDELWDHLIEVRGWQLSVERLVQEVAAYCWLSRKDTPQEVLEADGTAAREAVMAAAIRETLARNEEAGDPRPVLVVTGGFHSVVLPALVAASPREAKRHVPAQSHSCLTRYTFPQLDSLSGYSAGMPQPGYYQVMWEALERAEGEPLHHTTLQLLVQLGQAARSRDMSASISVADEIAAMEQASRLAQLRGHPGPSREDLWDAIRGCLVKGELGADGAAIMALASKLLTGDATGSVPPDAGVPPLVEDFRRVATAAKLPVAFGSTQNLALEIYSRENHRGVSRFLHCVEFLSVPYGLRRAGPDFLRGVEVRRVIEHWDCQWTPQTESKLIECSAYGSSVEEAASARLRAEMMKLDDEAAESAAAGVSLIIRACQMGLKAAAEECAQHLSDWVAQDASFVSVSSALSQLMLLWQSREPLEAQRLTMLPELMSTAYARACQLLEHAAQVPEDGAPPVVDACLLLNSRLAAQTRELLLDADLFWQAAARVLAQVSTPPLLRGAIAGLLHATGRMDTEALITLTQGALSPAVDDGARQVNFLAGLLKTERELAWREPRLAEAVEALFQTWTEEEFLHRLPHLRLAWSDLTPRETDRVAALVATRHGVESLQLARVHQFTEADMMQALHTTAAVEQSLRDDGLEAWLTPQSQPIPA, from the coding sequence ATGAGCAGCAGCACCTCCAGCAGAGCGACGCTGCAGGAGGTGCAGCGCGCCATGATCACACCCGAGGTGCTCTACTTTCCTGTGCGGCACCACAGTCCCGCGTGTGCGTGGCAATTGCGGCGATGGATTCGCGAGCACCGGCCACGCGCAGTGTTGGTGGAAGGACCGGACGATTTCACACCTTTGATCACACATCTGGTGGATGCGCGTTGTAAGCCGCCCGTGGCCATCTACACGCACTACCGCATGGGAGGAAAGGCAGCGAAGGCGGCCGACGAACGTTGCGCCTCCTACTTTCCCATGGCCGCCTATTCACCGGAGTGGGTGGCGCTCCGCGAGGGGCACGCCGTAGGTGCGGAGTTGCGCTTTATTGATCTCGACTATGCAAGCCAGCGCGGTGTGGAGCGGGAGGCAGCCGAGCATCCCGGCGCCTTGCACATCGAATCTCTCCAGGCAGAGCATCATTTCCAGCGCAGTGAAGCCCTGCGCTATCTGGCATCCCGCTGCGGATGCCGTGATCACGATGAGCTGTGGGATCACCTTATCGAGGTGCGTGGGTGGCAGTTGAGCGTGGAGCGGCTGGTGCAGGAAGTGGCCGCGTATTGCTGGCTCTCACGGAAAGACACTCCGCAAGAAGTGTTGGAAGCCGATGGCACCGCCGCACGCGAAGCAGTCATGGCAGCAGCTATTCGCGAGACCCTGGCCCGGAATGAGGAGGCCGGAGATCCACGACCGGTACTGGTGGTGACGGGTGGTTTCCACAGTGTCGTCCTGCCCGCCCTGGTAGCAGCCTCCCCCCGCGAGGCAAAGCGGCATGTGCCTGCCCAAAGCCATTCATGCCTCACCCGTTACACCTTCCCCCAACTCGACTCCCTCTCTGGCTATTCCGCGGGCATGCCACAGCCCGGCTACTACCAGGTCATGTGGGAGGCGCTGGAGCGTGCGGAAGGAGAGCCGCTGCATCACACCACTTTGCAATTGCTCGTGCAGCTTGGCCAGGCAGCACGCAGTCGTGACATGTCTGCATCCATATCCGTGGCGGATGAAATCGCCGCCATGGAGCAGGCCTCTCGACTGGCGCAATTGCGCGGCCACCCCGGCCCGTCCCGCGAAGATCTCTGGGACGCGATTCGCGGTTGCCTCGTCAAAGGCGAGCTCGGTGCTGACGGCGCCGCCATCATGGCACTCGCAAGCAAACTGCTCACGGGAGATGCGACCGGGAGTGTCCCACCCGACGCGGGAGTGCCGCCCCTGGTGGAGGACTTCCGCCGTGTGGCGACTGCCGCGAAGCTGCCCGTCGCATTTGGTTCCACGCAGAATCTGGCTCTCGAAATCTACAGCCGCGAGAATCACCGTGGCGTGAGCCGGTTTCTTCACTGCGTGGAATTTCTCTCCGTGCCCTATGGCTTGCGCCGGGCAGGCCCTGATTTCCTGCGCGGTGTGGAGGTGCGACGCGTCATTGAGCACTGGGACTGCCAGTGGACACCCCAGACGGAGAGCAAACTCATCGAGTGCTCCGCCTACGGCAGCTCGGTAGAAGAAGCTGCCTCAGCCAGGCTGCGCGCGGAGATGATGAAGCTGGATGACGAAGCAGCAGAGAGCGCCGCCGCAGGTGTCTCGCTCATCATCCGCGCCTGCCAGATGGGATTGAAAGCCGCCGCGGAAGAATGTGCGCAGCATCTCTCGGACTGGGTGGCTCAAGATGCCTCCTTCGTCTCGGTGTCCAGCGCGCTCAGCCAGCTCATGCTGCTCTGGCAGAGCCGAGAACCACTGGAGGCACAGCGTCTGACGATGCTGCCCGAACTCATGAGCACCGCGTATGCGCGCGCCTGCCAGCTCCTGGAGCACGCAGCGCAGGTGCCGGAGGATGGCGCTCCACCCGTGGTAGATGCCTGCCTTCTGCTCAACAGCCGCCTCGCGGCACAGACCAGGGAACTCCTATTGGATGCGGATCTCTTCTGGCAAGCAGCGGCCCGTGTGCTCGCCCAAGTTTCTACGCCACCACTGCTGCGCGGAGCGATTGCCGGCCTGCTGCATGCCACAGGCAGGATGGACACAGAGGCGCTGATCACGCTCACGCAGGGCGCGCTGTCACCCGCCGTGGATGATGGTGCCAGGCAGGTGAACTTCCTCGCGGGACTTCTGAAGACAGAACGGGAACTGGCCTGGCGTGAACCACGGCTGGCGGAAGCGGTCGAGGCGCTGTTCCAAACCTGGACGGAAGAGGAGTTCCTTCACCGGCTGCCCCACTTGCGATTGGCGTGGTCCGATCTGACGCCTCGCGAAACTGATCGCGTCGCAGCTCTCGTGGCCACCCGGCATGGTGTGGAGTCCCTGCAGCTTGCCCGCGTGCATCAATTTACGGAGGCGGACATGATGCAGGCGCTGCATACCACCGCCGCCGTGGAGCAGTCCCTGCGTGATGATGGCCTGGAAGCATGGCTCACCCCCCAATCCCAACCGATTCCCGCATGA
- a CDS encoding DUF4132 domain-containing protein, translating into MSKILKLLDAFAKETYSKDWHHPSIKRYIETGDDAQLAAIPKMPYRSGSWQLAYELPDPDAWTEEADRVLKFAVTRNVENLLTTWLERYCRYTSARPEQFDAAVQKYRSMGINDAQLREWVLHSRLVGEDGAPTPAGSLMLEGDDKELAANLRQQRFNDVGPLLARSAPDRLERMLDDPTVLKRGDSLLSRIVHANAPRFHTRAFDYYKSQGSAKDNTSILMQLGEKMPEKYLTWACGELKTLMRGESKRENFAGSEDYMGRSICEYLVKHRDPDALPVSEEWMAGYNEKNPWNAPFQRELILKAASEVSPEMVLPLAEACTRCGAGNVVLMGLKYWKLHGTGDSVDRYHAALQRLLANADNSSVVSGISECREWDMHRTQEDIWPLMLHKSRPVRGAAARALATLGYAAAGARALKLLAHKKADIRQAAVSLLSQIGDEEAMAKLKQHMDLEENDDVRDAILLALENSGGGSALTPEELAERVAKTLSKIKGPPVAWIDPAAPSLTRTDGNSLSKDEVLYLLTRQSRCKEMRADLEAKPLYASLDRKACGETAVSVVKAFLGSKQDAADRWVLAFAALIGDDRIVPPLTKAIHEWADKQRGKLAEYAAQALALLATEPALMVVDSLSVRYRSKNKNIGQAAAEAFAAAAEARGVSVEELGDLVVPWLGFEAGSPRLVTAGKGKVEVSITDDLKLSFRDTASRKTLSKLPSGTDAATQAEFKELAATLREAVKAQLLRIETLLVRQFRWPTERWWGLYASHPLLLPFAHRLVWSWRDEDGVLAKTFRLLDDGSLTDVEDNMVSLPPRGTVSLVHPLELDDAQRQAWIQHLADYNVEPPFSQLDRPVVTVNEEERGLKFGKQVEGTSLNAMTFRSRSEKLGWTRGSVVDGGGVSSYRKTFSGAGIEAFLLLDGMYIGISMDESITLGTLSFVKAGTVTVGSYIYDEPHKEDDPRLLAFGDVPPVPFSEVMGDLTKIAGKTADAPTAEA; encoded by the coding sequence ATGTCCAAGATTCTCAAGCTTCTCGATGCCTTTGCCAAAGAAACCTACTCCAAGGACTGGCATCATCCCTCCATCAAACGATACATTGAGACCGGAGATGATGCACAGCTCGCAGCCATTCCCAAGATGCCCTATCGCAGTGGGTCCTGGCAACTGGCCTACGAGCTACCCGACCCGGACGCGTGGACTGAAGAAGCCGATCGTGTGCTGAAGTTTGCGGTTACCCGGAATGTCGAGAATCTGCTGACGACCTGGCTTGAGCGCTACTGCAGGTACACCAGTGCCAGGCCCGAACAGTTTGACGCCGCGGTGCAGAAGTACCGCTCCATGGGAATCAATGATGCTCAATTGCGGGAGTGGGTACTTCACTCGCGTCTGGTCGGGGAGGATGGCGCTCCCACACCCGCGGGCAGCCTGATGCTGGAGGGTGATGACAAAGAACTGGCTGCGAATCTGCGGCAGCAGAGGTTCAATGATGTCGGTCCCTTGCTCGCCCGCTCCGCTCCAGATCGCCTCGAACGCATGCTGGACGATCCCACCGTGCTCAAGCGAGGCGACTCCCTGCTATCCCGGATCGTGCATGCCAATGCACCGCGCTTTCACACAAGGGCGTTTGACTACTACAAGAGTCAGGGCAGCGCCAAAGACAACACCAGCATCCTGATGCAACTCGGCGAGAAGATGCCGGAGAAGTACCTCACATGGGCATGCGGTGAGCTGAAGACCCTGATGCGCGGCGAGTCCAAGCGGGAGAACTTTGCGGGAAGTGAAGACTACATGGGGCGCTCCATTTGCGAGTACCTGGTGAAACATCGCGATCCGGATGCGCTTCCGGTTTCAGAGGAGTGGATGGCAGGATACAACGAGAAGAATCCCTGGAACGCTCCCTTCCAGCGCGAACTCATTCTCAAAGCAGCCTCCGAAGTGTCTCCGGAAATGGTGCTGCCTCTCGCCGAGGCCTGCACGCGCTGTGGAGCGGGCAATGTCGTACTGATGGGACTCAAGTACTGGAAGCTGCATGGCACTGGTGACAGCGTCGATCGCTATCATGCTGCACTGCAGCGGCTCCTTGCCAATGCAGACAACAGCTCCGTGGTCTCGGGAATTTCAGAATGCCGGGAATGGGACATGCATCGCACCCAAGAAGACATCTGGCCCCTGATGCTACACAAGTCACGTCCCGTGCGCGGCGCCGCAGCACGCGCCCTGGCCACGCTGGGATACGCAGCCGCAGGCGCACGAGCGCTGAAACTCCTGGCCCACAAGAAAGCAGACATACGCCAGGCCGCGGTCTCCCTCCTCAGCCAGATCGGAGACGAAGAAGCCATGGCCAAACTGAAACAGCACATGGACCTCGAGGAGAATGACGACGTGCGCGATGCCATTCTCCTCGCTCTGGAGAACAGCGGTGGCGGCTCCGCATTGACGCCTGAGGAACTCGCCGAACGTGTGGCCAAGACACTCTCCAAGATCAAGGGCCCACCCGTGGCCTGGATCGATCCAGCGGCCCCCTCACTGACGCGAACCGATGGAAACAGCCTGTCGAAAGATGAGGTCTTGTATCTCCTGACACGCCAGTCGCGCTGCAAGGAGATGCGCGCCGACCTGGAGGCCAAGCCGCTGTACGCCTCACTCGATCGCAAGGCCTGCGGCGAGACGGCCGTGAGCGTGGTGAAGGCCTTTCTTGGCAGCAAGCAAGATGCGGCAGACAGGTGGGTGCTGGCCTTCGCAGCCTTGATTGGGGATGACCGCATCGTTCCGCCCCTGACCAAGGCCATCCATGAATGGGCCGACAAGCAAAGAGGCAAGCTGGCCGAGTATGCCGCCCAGGCGCTCGCACTTCTGGCCACGGAGCCCGCGCTCATGGTGGTGGACAGTCTCAGCGTCCGCTATCGCAGCAAGAACAAGAATATCGGCCAGGCGGCCGCAGAAGCATTCGCCGCAGCAGCGGAAGCGCGCGGTGTGAGTGTGGAAGAATTAGGGGACCTCGTGGTGCCATGGCTGGGCTTTGAGGCCGGTTCACCGCGTCTCGTCACCGCGGGCAAGGGCAAAGTGGAAGTGAGCATCACGGACGACCTCAAACTGTCCTTCCGCGATACTGCCTCACGCAAGACCCTCTCCAAGCTGCCTTCCGGCACGGATGCTGCAACGCAAGCGGAGTTCAAAGAACTGGCAGCTACTCTGAGGGAAGCGGTGAAGGCACAGCTTCTGCGCATCGAGACCTTGCTGGTGCGTCAATTCCGCTGGCCCACGGAACGCTGGTGGGGACTCTACGCATCCCATCCGCTGCTGCTGCCCTTCGCGCACCGGTTGGTGTGGTCGTGGCGCGATGAAGACGGAGTACTCGCGAAGACATTCCGCCTTCTGGACGATGGCTCCCTCACCGATGTGGAGGACAACATGGTCTCCTTGCCACCTCGCGGGACCGTCTCTCTGGTGCATCCACTTGAGCTCGACGATGCGCAGCGACAGGCGTGGATCCAACACCTGGCGGACTACAACGTCGAGCCTCCTTTCTCACAACTTGATCGCCCTGTTGTGACGGTCAACGAAGAGGAGCGCGGCCTCAAGTTCGGCAAGCAGGTTGAGGGCACATCACTCAATGCCATGACATTCCGCAGCCGCTCGGAAAAGCTCGGCTGGACGCGGGGTTCAGTAGTCGATGGAGGCGGTGTCTCCTCCTACCGGAAGACCTTCTCCGGCGCCGGCATTGAGGCGTTCCTCCTGTTGGATGGCATGTACATCGGCATCAGCATGGATGAAAGCATCACGCTCGGGACCCTCAGCTTCGTGAAGGCCGGCACCGTGACGGTCGGAAGTTACATCTATGATGAACCCCACAAGGAGGATGACCCCCGGCTGCTTGCTTTCGGAGATGTACCTCCCGTACCATTTTCAGAAGTGATGGGGGACCTCACCAAGATCGCAGGAAAGACTGCTGACGCACCCACCGCAGAGGCCTAG
- a CDS encoding cupin domain-containing protein, with protein sequence MARDTTMYAVDFKDDSPHLWHYHKQDELIVVVKGEIEQAVLLPDGRIQKKKLKAGASVQLPKGTRHSARPEQPGTQVVFTIKGGDGIYRAYDEEGEWVGPGDLREG encoded by the coding sequence ATGGCCCGTGATACAACGATGTATGCGGTGGACTTCAAAGATGATTCTCCGCACCTCTGGCACTACCACAAGCAGGATGAATTGATTGTGGTCGTGAAAGGTGAGATTGAACAGGCGGTGCTATTGCCCGATGGCAGGATCCAAAAGAAAAAGCTGAAGGCTGGTGCGTCGGTGCAATTGCCCAAGGGGACAAGGCACTCGGCCAGGCCGGAGCAACCTGGCACGCAGGTGGTGTTTACCATCAAGGGTGGCGACGGTATTTATCGCGCGTACGATGAGGAGGGTGAGTGGGTTGGGCCTGGAGACTTGCGTGAGGGGTGA
- a CDS encoding ATP-binding protein, protein MADKDHIQPPAEHRFARELAALAANDPGAKPVNWNLSPQTVRQFIIGSDGAALSHEWEGKKTKTVITKKYYGDTALIERCIVTVLGQRGLMLVGEPGTAKSMLSELLSAAISGDSTLVIQGTAGTTDDHIKYSWNYALLLAEGPSQRALVPSPLHTAMKRGGLVRFEEITRCQPEIQDTMVSVLSDKAMHIPELGEDAVLQAQRGFNVIATANLRDRGVHEMSSALKRRFNFETVPALDDKKLEMELVRLQAETLLSGSGIQVKYPEDVMEVLVTTFQDLRQGRTDEGTVIEKPSTVMSTAEAVAVAHAAALDAHYFGKGSVEPEHLARQLLGTALKDNPDDAKKLRHYLDVVVKARAAKGRAWSQFHSARRWLTR, encoded by the coding sequence ATGGCAGACAAGGACCACATCCAGCCTCCTGCAGAACACCGCTTTGCCAGGGAACTCGCCGCGCTCGCAGCCAATGACCCGGGTGCAAAACCAGTGAACTGGAATCTCTCTCCACAGACGGTGAGACAGTTCATCATCGGCTCCGACGGCGCTGCCCTCAGTCATGAGTGGGAGGGAAAGAAGACAAAAACGGTCATCACGAAAAAGTACTACGGTGACACCGCACTCATCGAGCGGTGCATCGTGACAGTGCTGGGCCAGCGTGGACTCATGCTGGTGGGTGAGCCGGGTACGGCGAAGTCCATGCTGTCCGAACTGCTCTCCGCGGCCATCAGCGGGGATTCTACTCTGGTGATCCAGGGGACCGCCGGCACCACGGATGACCACATCAAGTACTCGTGGAACTATGCACTGCTGCTCGCGGAAGGACCTTCCCAGCGGGCCCTGGTTCCATCCCCCCTGCACACAGCGATGAAGCGTGGAGGCCTGGTGCGCTTTGAGGAAATCACGCGCTGCCAGCCGGAAATCCAGGACACGATGGTGAGCGTCCTTTCGGACAAGGCCATGCACATCCCTGAACTGGGAGAGGACGCCGTGCTGCAAGCGCAGCGCGGATTCAATGTCATCGCCACGGCCAACCTCCGCGACCGCGGCGTGCACGAAATGTCCAGCGCGCTGAAGCGCCGGTTCAACTTCGAGACCGTGCCCGCGCTGGACGACAAGAAGCTGGAAATGGAACTGGTGCGACTTCAGGCAGAGACACTGCTCAGCGGCTCCGGCATCCAGGTGAAGTATCCGGAAGATGTGATGGAGGTGCTGGTGACCACCTTCCAGGACTTGCGCCAGGGCCGCACCGATGAAGGCACGGTGATCGAGAAGCCGAGCACTGTAATGTCCACGGCGGAAGCGGTCGCCGTGGCACACGCGGCAGCGCTTGATGCGCACTACTTTGGCAAAGGATCCGTAGAACCGGAACACCTTGCGAGGCAGCTCCTGGGCACCGCGCTGAAGGATAATCCAGATGATGCCAAAAAACTGCGCCACTATCTGGACGTGGTCGTGAAGGCGCGTGCCGCCAAAGGGCGAGCCTGGTCACAATTTCACAGCGCGCGCCGATGGCTGACTCGATGA
- a CDS encoding DUF4132 domain-containing protein encodes MLKWLKNMRGTTGENWRKAQHPVGELEYLWSSFHALDSLKPDVADRIMNFIVLGGDDSVLKEISSMPAASGALGLRSRSDSGREVTERDLFFSSTTISEPELHWRLGLVLHAASLTGRRVDIAPGLLVGADFLDSYIWEATQCNGYSYPRRPKTPKLSAPEFERMLELNGNPASKLVRAALFIDPSTHGWLSHSGSLFTSIKGFHDALVRHLNEVRACLAHADHRAKTHAIGVLQGALFSPKHVPDTAVKLAVDSSKVVREAAQAWIDRDPKSVVPQLQQVVEAGSPEERLHAVRLFARIGGEGAQAVLQERLPAEKSKKVAELIESILRPPSEADLAAETSSTELPALPSLPDVMADQALDASILEELHTIIEKTNVTWASLWERQKSQSWAPKKPPHIQPASAKEWFALLQNLDSNSRIQHAVPHSGMGGRELLEEFAAHPKLRLVHVLRWCTIMQGGSFHHMPSGHLGLVSACLTARILKHGPIDYRELAEVCHRLGFDSDWIGQGWLQADPYFKNMFNAEPPEFVWSYFAERLTMLEEALGWKHASNPSTQPDYWAATRRSNAWRALAGFPTPPPSFLDRMWETALSAGKTERPLVQEALLRAPNRDARIIAALSSGLQDQRTAAAEWLGRIKAEVAIPALRTAVAREKHDVPKAAMIGALERLGVSPDEFLDRKGLQAEAVKLLGKGIPAALQWFPFAQLPVVHWADNGEVVAPEILKGWLAQSCKLKQPEPGALLRRYAQSFRPEDRAALGEYVLDAWMAEDVMPITRQEAEKSAMNLAQTFHQSAIQYPQYYSAYQGKSLEQIYASLLPNQLEAPRGSATDSKGILALAAACAGTSAAEPVARYLKKWYGTRVHQAKALLQMLAWVDHPNATQTLLAIGTRFRTKSLQEEATKLAREIAERKGWSLAELADRTIPTAGLDEQGLLELDYGARQFQARLDADLNLTLADPDGKTIKSLPEPRKDDHEELAAAAKKQLATSRKELKQVLEQQRMNLYEAMCVERAWDYEDWEPYLNRHPVVRHYCQRIVWMAKRGEETVWFRPLADGTLSDVEDNALTLQPDHRISIGHHTTTSLENAKAWIQHFDDYEVTPLFEQFGRSTPESTSDGNERRELKDFEGWLVETFKLRTRATKLGYTRGATGDGGWFNDYVKRFTTTGIRAVVEFTGNSLPEENRTAAMLKLSFHREDSSPDHSYGSVGLRLSEVPTVLLAECWNDFRQMAAEGPGYDADWAKKSQS; translated from the coding sequence ATGCTCAAGTGGCTCAAGAATATGCGAGGAACGACTGGCGAGAACTGGCGTAAGGCTCAGCACCCTGTTGGCGAGTTGGAATACTTGTGGTCCAGCTTTCACGCACTGGATTCCCTGAAGCCCGATGTGGCGGACAGAATCATGAACTTCATCGTCCTGGGTGGCGATGACTCCGTACTGAAGGAGATATCCAGCATGCCTGCCGCGAGCGGCGCCCTGGGGCTCAGGAGCCGGAGTGACTCAGGTCGCGAGGTGACGGAAAGGGATCTTTTCTTCTCCTCCACCACCATCAGTGAACCCGAATTGCACTGGCGCCTGGGACTCGTGTTGCATGCGGCTTCACTCACGGGCCGCCGGGTCGATATCGCCCCGGGACTTCTGGTCGGCGCGGATTTCCTGGACTCCTACATCTGGGAGGCCACCCAATGCAACGGGTACAGCTATCCCCGCAGACCGAAGACTCCCAAGCTCAGTGCTCCCGAATTTGAGAGGATGCTGGAACTTAATGGCAATCCTGCTTCCAAGCTCGTCCGAGCCGCGTTGTTCATTGATCCCAGCACTCATGGATGGCTTTCGCATTCAGGTTCGCTGTTCACTTCGATCAAAGGCTTCCACGATGCGCTGGTCCGCCATCTGAATGAGGTACGAGCATGCCTGGCTCATGCGGATCACCGGGCCAAGACGCATGCAATCGGCGTGCTTCAGGGTGCACTGTTCTCACCAAAGCATGTACCGGATACCGCGGTGAAGCTTGCCGTGGATTCCTCCAAGGTGGTGCGCGAAGCAGCGCAGGCATGGATCGACAGGGACCCGAAGTCTGTCGTGCCGCAACTACAGCAGGTGGTGGAGGCCGGTTCGCCGGAGGAGCGCCTCCATGCAGTCCGACTTTTCGCGAGAATCGGTGGTGAGGGCGCCCAAGCCGTTTTGCAAGAGAGACTCCCTGCGGAGAAATCCAAAAAAGTCGCAGAACTCATCGAGTCCATTCTCCGCCCACCATCCGAAGCCGACCTTGCTGCGGAGACGTCGTCCACCGAACTCCCAGCGCTCCCGTCGCTTCCCGATGTGATGGCGGATCAGGCGCTCGATGCCTCCATACTGGAAGAACTCCATACGATCATTGAGAAGACCAATGTCACATGGGCATCCCTCTGGGAGCGTCAGAAGTCTCAGTCGTGGGCACCAAAGAAGCCGCCGCATATCCAGCCAGCATCCGCGAAGGAGTGGTTCGCTCTTTTGCAGAACCTGGATTCCAATTCCAGGATCCAGCACGCGGTGCCGCACAGCGGGATGGGAGGCCGGGAACTGCTGGAGGAATTTGCCGCGCACCCGAAGCTCAGGCTGGTGCATGTCCTGCGCTGGTGCACCATCATGCAGGGCGGGAGCTTCCATCACATGCCCAGTGGACATCTGGGACTGGTCTCGGCCTGCCTCACTGCCCGTATCCTGAAGCATGGTCCCATCGACTACCGCGAGCTGGCGGAAGTGTGCCACCGCCTGGGATTTGATTCCGACTGGATTGGACAAGGCTGGTTGCAGGCCGACCCTTATTTCAAGAATATGTTCAATGCGGAGCCGCCGGAGTTCGTCTGGAGTTACTTCGCGGAACGGCTGACCATGCTGGAGGAAGCGCTGGGCTGGAAACATGCCTCCAATCCGAGCACGCAGCCAGACTACTGGGCTGCCACCAGGCGCTCGAATGCCTGGCGCGCGCTGGCAGGCTTCCCCACACCACCTCCCTCCTTTCTTGATCGGATGTGGGAGACAGCGCTCAGCGCCGGCAAGACAGAGCGTCCGCTGGTGCAGGAAGCCCTGCTGCGCGCGCCCAATCGTGATGCGCGTATCATCGCAGCCCTGAGCTCGGGTCTGCAGGACCAGCGTACCGCAGCAGCAGAGTGGCTCGGCCGCATCAAGGCGGAGGTGGCCATTCCTGCACTGCGCACAGCCGTGGCCAGGGAGAAGCATGATGTTCCCAAGGCTGCCATGATCGGCGCACTTGAGCGGCTGGGTGTGTCACCGGATGAATTCCTGGATCGCAAGGGACTGCAGGCGGAGGCCGTCAAGCTATTGGGCAAGGGCATCCCTGCCGCCCTGCAATGGTTCCCCTTCGCCCAGCTTCCCGTAGTGCATTGGGCTGACAATGGTGAAGTGGTCGCGCCGGAGATCCTCAAGGGCTGGCTGGCGCAGTCCTGCAAACTCAAGCAGCCTGAGCCTGGCGCCCTGCTGCGACGCTATGCACAGAGCTTCCGCCCGGAGGATCGCGCCGCACTTGGAGAGTATGTGCTGGACGCATGGATGGCGGAAGATGTGATGCCAATCACGCGGCAGGAGGCTGAGAAAAGCGCGATGAATCTCGCGCAGACGTTTCATCAATCAGCAATTCAATATCCACAGTACTATTCGGCATATCAGGGGAAATCACTGGAGCAAATCTACGCAAGCCTGCTGCCGAATCAGCTCGAGGCGCCCAGGGGATCCGCGACGGATTCCAAAGGCATCCTGGCGCTCGCGGCTGCGTGTGCAGGAACCAGCGCGGCTGAACCCGTCGCCCGTTATCTGAAAAAATGGTATGGCACACGCGTGCACCAGGCCAAGGCTCTGCTGCAAATGCTCGCGTGGGTGGATCATCCCAACGCCACACAAACACTGCTGGCCATCGGCACGCGCTTCCGCACGAAGAGTCTTCAAGAGGAGGCCACGAAACTGGCGCGCGAGATTGCCGAGCGGAAAGGCTGGTCCCTTGCAGAACTGGCGGACCGTACCATTCCCACAGCCGGGCTGGATGAGCAGGGATTGCTGGAACTCGACTACGGAGCGCGCCAGTTCCAAGCGAGATTGGATGCGGACCTCAATCTGACCCTCGCGGATCCCGACGGAAAAACCATCAAAAGCCTTCCGGAACCTCGCAAGGATGACCATGAAGAACTCGCGGCCGCGGCGAAGAAACAACTCGCAACCTCCCGCAAGGAGCTGAAACAGGTGCTCGAGCAGCAGCGGATGAATCTCTATGAAGCCATGTGTGTTGAGCGCGCCTGGGACTACGAGGATTGGGAGCCGTATCTGAATCGCCACCCCGTGGTGCGTCACTATTGCCAGCGCATCGTCTGGATGGCAAAGCGTGGCGAGGAGACCGTGTGGTTCCGCCCTCTGGCCGATGGCACACTCTCTGATGTGGAGGACAATGCGCTTACGCTGCAGCCCGATCATCGCATTTCCATCGGGCATCACACGACTACATCCCTGGAGAACGCAAAGGCCTGGATCCAGCACTTCGACGACTACGAGGTGACTCCCCTGTTCGAGCAGTTTGGCAGGAGCACTCCTGAGAGCACCTCCGATGGCAATGAGCGCCGCGAGTTGAAGGACTTCGAAGGCTGGCTGGTGGAAACCTTCAAGCTGCGCACCCGCGCCACCAAGCTGGGCTACACCCGCGGAGCCACGGGCGACGGTGGCTGGTTCAATGACTATGTGAAGCGCTTCACGACCACAGGCATCCGGGCTGTGGTCGAGTTCACAGGCAACAGTCTCCCGGAAGAAAACCGGACTGCTGCCATGCTGAAGCTCTCCTTCCACCGCGAAGATTCCTCCCCCGACCATAGTTACGGAAGTGTTGGTCTGCGCCTTAGCGAGGTCCCCACCGTGCTGCTCGCAGAATGCTGGAATGACTTCCGCCAGATGGCCGCCGAAGGCCCGGGCTATGACGCGGACTGGGCCAAGAAGAGCCAGTCTTAA